GTTCGCGCCGCGGCGCGGACACCCGTCCCCAGCAGACCCGCCAGGCCGCGCCCCCGCAGCAGCGGCAGCAGCAGCCGTCGGGCGGCGGGCGCCAGTCCGGCGGCCGGCAGTCGGGCGGGCGGCAGCGCCGCGGCGCGCCCACCAAGCTGGTGGTCTCCGAGGGGAGTCTCACCGGCACCACGGTGGCGCTCCAGGGCCAGACCATCACCCTGGGCCGGGCGCACGACTCCACGATCGTCCTGGACGACGACTACGCGTCCAGCAGGCATGCCAGGATCTACCCGGACCGTGACGGCCAGTGGATCGTCGAGGACCTCGGGTCCACCAACGGCACCTATCTCGACCGGACCCGGCTCACCACCCCGACACCGATTCCGCTGGGCGCGCCGATCCGCATCGGCAAGACCGTCATCGAGCTGCGGAAGTAGTACG
The nucleotide sequence above comes from Streptomyces clavuligerus. Encoded proteins:
- a CDS encoding FHA domain-containing protein FhaB/FipA, whose protein sequence is MSELTLTVMRLGFLAVLWLFVIVAVQVIRSDLFGTRVTQRGSRRGADTRPQQTRQAAPPQQRQQQPSGGGRQSGGRQSGGRQRRGAPTKLVVSEGSLTGTTVALQGQTITLGRAHDSTIVLDDDYASSRHARIYPDRDGQWIVEDLGSTNGTYLDRTRLTTPTPIPLGAPIRIGKTVIELRK